In Microbacterium cremeum, a genomic segment contains:
- the lnt gene encoding apolipoprotein N-acyltransferase — MPSDAASRPPLPSALLPLWAGVLSAAAGGFALSTAFPALAWWPMVFLAIPLTLVSLIGRRAWSAALVGLVFGLAFFLVNVSFTARYLGPVPWLALSIFEAVLTAVAAVPIALAYRWLPRVADGPWARLVALPAIVAALWVVREQLLGTWPYGGFPWGRVGISQAGSPLASVVSWVGVAGLSFLIVMLCASAVEWARLRRYRDLRTAIPVLVVGVALFALPQFPTTDAGSMRVGAVQGDGPAGYFDERSRNDVLNAQLRATAPLLGEEMDVLLWPEGGVDSDPTANESTAATLDALAARIDAPLVVAAVTQRGDEYLNSSLLWEPGAENPVDVYDKRHPVPFGEYVPDRWFYRMFAPDLIDLIQREYTPGGARPYFDVGGVGVGLAICFDVIYDDVVWDGVQDGAEIFMFQTNNADFRGTDENLQQLAFARIRAVETGRAVVNISTVGTSQVIAPDGSEIAVLPADTAGHMLEDVPLRTGLTPAVVLGGALQLVMVWGAAVALVAVGVLGRTTLRGNAKTPTP; from the coding sequence GTGCCATCCGACGCGGCGTCCCGTCCACCGTTGCCGAGCGCGCTGCTGCCGCTGTGGGCAGGCGTCCTCTCGGCGGCAGCCGGGGGATTCGCGTTGTCGACGGCATTCCCCGCGCTCGCGTGGTGGCCGATGGTGTTCCTGGCGATCCCGCTCACCCTCGTGAGCCTCATCGGGCGCAGGGCGTGGAGCGCCGCACTCGTCGGCCTCGTCTTCGGGCTGGCGTTCTTCCTGGTGAACGTCTCGTTCACCGCGCGGTACCTCGGTCCGGTGCCCTGGCTGGCGCTGTCGATCTTTGAGGCGGTCCTCACCGCCGTCGCCGCCGTCCCGATCGCGCTCGCCTACCGCTGGCTGCCTCGCGTCGCGGACGGCCCCTGGGCGCGGCTTGTCGCGTTGCCGGCGATTGTCGCGGCGTTGTGGGTGGTGCGCGAGCAGTTGCTCGGCACCTGGCCGTACGGCGGGTTCCCGTGGGGGAGGGTCGGCATCTCGCAGGCCGGCAGCCCGCTCGCGAGCGTGGTCTCGTGGGTCGGTGTCGCCGGGCTGTCGTTCCTGATCGTGATGCTGTGCGCGAGCGCGGTGGAGTGGGCGCGGCTGCGCCGGTACCGCGATCTGCGCACGGCGATCCCGGTGCTGGTGGTCGGCGTCGCCCTGTTCGCGCTTCCGCAGTTCCCCACGACGGATGCCGGAAGCATGCGCGTGGGGGCGGTGCAGGGCGACGGACCCGCCGGCTACTTCGACGAGCGCAGTCGCAACGACGTGCTCAACGCGCAGCTGCGGGCGACGGCGCCGCTGCTCGGCGAGGAGATGGACGTCCTGCTGTGGCCGGAGGGCGGCGTCGACTCGGATCCCACGGCGAACGAGAGCACCGCTGCGACGCTCGATGCCTTGGCCGCCCGGATCGACGCGCCGCTCGTGGTCGCGGCCGTCACCCAGCGTGGCGACGAGTACTTGAACTCGTCGCTGCTGTGGGAGCCGGGGGCCGAGAATCCCGTGGACGTCTACGACAAGAGGCACCCCGTGCCGTTCGGGGAGTATGTTCCCGACCGGTGGTTCTACCGCATGTTCGCACCGGATCTGATCGACCTCATCCAGCGCGAGTACACCCCGGGCGGAGCGCGCCCGTACTTCGACGTCGGCGGGGTGGGGGTGGGACTGGCGATCTGCTTCGACGTGATCTATGACGACGTCGTGTGGGACGGGGTGCAGGACGGCGCCGAGATCTTCATGTTCCAGACCAACAACGCCGATTTCCGCGGGACCGACGAGAACCTGCAGCAGCTGGCCTTCGCCCGCATCCGCGCGGTGGAGACCGGGCGCGCCGTCGTCAACATCTCGACGGTCGGCACGAGCCAGGTGATCGCTCCCGACGGCTCTGAGATCGCGGTGCTCCCCGCCGACACCGCGGGCCACATGCTGGAGGACGTGCCGCTGCGCACCGGCCTGACGCCGGCTGTCGTGCTGGGCGGCGCGCTGCAGCTCGTGATGGTGTGGGGCGCGGCCGTCGCGCTCGTCGCCGTGGGCGTGCTGGGGAGGACAACGCTGCGCGGGAACGCGAAAACGCCGACCCCGTAG
- a CDS encoding DEAD/DEAH box helicase produces the protein MIDPGPAERYAQARETAELDRSHPLTAAFAASQRFSLDPFQLAGCRALEAGRSVLVAAPTGAGKTIVGEFAVHLAMREPGDKAFYTTPMKALSNQKFRELQDVYGPDEVGLLTGDTNINGNARVVVMTTEVLRNMLYADSPALRGLRYVVMDEVHYLADRFRGAVWEEVIIHLAPSVRLVSLSATVSNAEEFGDWLDTVRGDTEVIVSETRPVPLEQHVLVRGDLLPLFDDRAGVATAQVNQELMRIRSFKGSNFDNNRRVQAANSARHAGYEASRRPNRGMKRPVRSANVQRVERLDRPDVVELLSRSNLLPAIFFIFSRAGCDAAVQQVRRGGVRLTSQDERREIRAIVEERTRSLPDEDLAVLGYWQWLDNLERGLASHHAGLLPAFKEVVEELFRRKLVKVVFATETLALGINMPARTVVLEKLEKFNGEARVAITSGEYTQLTGRAGRRGIDVEGHAVIQWTEGLDPQAVAALASRRTYPLNSSFRPTYNMAVNLIDQFGRPRAREILESSFAQFQADRAVVGLARQVRDQEESLAGYRKAMTCDRGDFTEYSSIRRELSDVEKLNRKDANASRRTRDERQRHIASLRKRMQRHACHGCPDREQHARWAERYWKLKRQIDKLRHQIDTRTGTVARIFDRVVDVLDELDYVQVAEDGTTALTPSGRTMRRIYGERDLLVAESLRLGLWKDLDAASLAAIACSLVYEPRRDDAGPGERGLPRGPFRAAFTATLDLWQRLDDLEREHHLPGSEPISSGLATAMHTWARDGMLDRVLGEADMAAGDFVRWAKQTIDLLDQLSLVADQPIAGTARKALDSVRRGIVAYSTV, from the coding sequence ATGATCGATCCCGGTCCGGCCGAGCGGTACGCGCAGGCACGCGAGACCGCAGAGCTCGACCGGAGCCATCCCCTCACGGCGGCGTTCGCGGCATCCCAGCGCTTCTCGCTGGATCCCTTCCAGCTCGCCGGGTGCCGCGCGCTCGAGGCCGGCCGCAGCGTGCTGGTGGCGGCGCCGACCGGCGCGGGCAAGACGATCGTCGGCGAGTTCGCCGTGCATCTCGCGATGCGAGAACCCGGTGACAAGGCGTTCTACACCACCCCGATGAAGGCGCTGTCGAACCAGAAGTTCCGCGAGCTGCAGGACGTGTACGGCCCTGACGAGGTCGGCCTCCTCACCGGCGACACCAACATCAACGGCAACGCGCGCGTCGTCGTCATGACTACCGAGGTGCTCCGCAACATGCTGTACGCGGACTCACCGGCGCTGCGCGGCCTGCGCTACGTCGTCATGGACGAGGTGCATTATCTGGCGGACCGGTTCCGCGGCGCGGTGTGGGAGGAGGTCATCATCCACCTCGCGCCGTCCGTGCGGCTCGTGTCGCTGTCGGCGACCGTCTCGAACGCCGAGGAGTTCGGCGACTGGCTCGACACGGTGCGCGGCGACACCGAGGTGATCGTCTCCGAGACCCGACCCGTCCCGCTCGAACAGCACGTCCTGGTGCGCGGCGACCTGCTGCCGCTGTTCGACGACCGCGCGGGCGTCGCGACGGCGCAGGTGAACCAGGAGCTCATGCGGATCCGCTCCTTCAAGGGCTCGAACTTCGACAACAACCGACGCGTGCAGGCCGCGAACAGCGCGCGGCACGCGGGGTACGAGGCATCCCGCCGCCCGAATCGGGGGATGAAGAGGCCCGTGCGCTCCGCGAACGTCCAGCGCGTCGAACGTCTCGACCGGCCCGACGTCGTCGAACTGCTCTCGCGGTCGAACCTGTTGCCGGCGATCTTCTTCATCTTCAGTCGCGCCGGGTGCGATGCCGCGGTTCAGCAGGTGCGCCGGGGCGGCGTGCGGCTGACGTCGCAGGACGAGCGGCGTGAGATCCGCGCGATCGTCGAGGAGCGCACGCGGTCGCTGCCCGACGAGGACTTGGCCGTGCTCGGGTACTGGCAATGGCTCGACAACCTCGAACGCGGCCTCGCGTCGCACCACGCCGGACTGCTGCCGGCGTTCAAGGAGGTCGTCGAGGAGCTGTTCCGGCGAAAGCTCGTGAAGGTCGTGTTCGCCACCGAGACGCTGGCGCTCGGCATCAACATGCCCGCGCGCACCGTCGTGCTCGAGAAGCTCGAAAAGTTCAACGGCGAGGCGCGCGTGGCGATCACGTCGGGGGAGTACACCCAGCTCACCGGCCGGGCCGGCCGGCGCGGCATCGACGTCGAAGGGCACGCCGTCATCCAGTGGACGGAGGGTCTCGACCCGCAGGCGGTCGCGGCGCTCGCTTCACGCCGCACGTACCCGCTGAACTCGAGCTTCCGGCCTACCTACAACATGGCCGTGAACCTCATCGACCAGTTCGGCCGACCTCGGGCGCGCGAGATCCTGGAGTCGTCGTTCGCCCAGTTCCAGGCGGACCGCGCCGTGGTGGGCCTCGCCCGCCAGGTGCGTGACCAGGAGGAGTCGCTGGCGGGATACCGGAAGGCGATGACGTGCGACCGCGGCGACTTCACCGAGTACTCGTCGATCCGGCGCGAGCTCAGCGACGTCGAGAAGCTGAACCGCAAGGACGCGAACGCCTCGCGACGCACGCGCGACGAGAGGCAGCGGCACATCGCGAGCCTGCGCAAGCGCATGCAGCGGCACGCGTGCCATGGGTGCCCCGACCGCGAGCAGCACGCGCGATGGGCTGAGCGGTACTGGAAGCTCAAGCGTCAGATCGACAAGCTGCGGCACCAGATCGATACGCGCACCGGCACGGTGGCCCGCATCTTCGATCGCGTCGTGGACGTGCTGGACGAACTGGACTACGTGCAGGTCGCGGAGGACGGGACCACGGCGCTCACACCCTCGGGGCGGACGATGCGCCGTATCTACGGCGAGCGGGATCTGCTCGTCGCCGAGTCGCTGCGCCTGGGGTTGTGGAAGGACCTGGATGCCGCGTCTCTCGCGGCGATCGCGTGCTCGCTGGTGTACGAGCCCCGCCGGGACGACGCGGGACCGGGGGAGCGCGGCCTGCCGCGCGGCCCGTTCCGCGCCGCGTTCACGGCGACCCTCGATCTGTGGCAGCGGCTCGACGACCTCGAGCGGGAGCACCATCTGCCGGGATCCGAGCCGATCTCGTCGGGCCTCGCGACGGCGATGCACACGTGGGCGCGCGACGGCATGCTCGATCGCGTGCTCGGCGAGGCCGACATGGCCGCCGGCGACTTCGTGCGCTGGGCGAAGCAGACGATCGACCTGCTCGACCAGCTGTCGCTCGTCGCCGATCAGCCGATCGCCGGCACCGCGCGCAAGGCACTCGATTCGGTGCGCCGCGGCATCGTGGCCTACTCGACGGTGTAG